A genomic stretch from Puntigrus tetrazona isolate hp1 unplaced genomic scaffold, ASM1883169v1 S000000006, whole genome shotgun sequence includes:
- the LOC122332199 gene encoding uncharacterized protein FAM241A-like: MSRSNRTANDTEVRPRDALNATRERSGCRCQHEAPVRQANSEQNDFRGRERVHGHSVAEPQPEAPLVDDCERLGTLFGELNKCLRGIGFTQLYFGEKIVEPVVVLVFWMLLWFLGIQALGLVGTLCIIIIYIQK, from the exons atgtcaaGATCTAATCGGACCGCAAACGATACGGAGGTGCGTCCGCGGGATGCCTTAAACGCGACGCGAGAACGAAGCGGATGTCGATGCCAACATGAGGCTCCTGTCAGACAAGCGAACAGCGAACAG AACGACTTCAGGGGACGAGAAAGAGTGCACGGTCACTCTGTAGCAGAGCCGCAGCCAGAGGCTCCCTTGGTGGACGACTGCGAGAGGCTGGGCACTCTTTTCGGGGAGCTCAATAAGTGTTTGAGAGGCATTGGTTTTACTCAGCTTTACTTCGGGGAGAAGATCGTGGAGCCCGTGGTCGTGCTGGTGTTTTGGATGCTGCTCTGGTTCCTCGGTATCCAAGCCCTCGGCCTCGTGGGAACTCTATgcattattatcatttacatCCAGAAATAG